The following coding sequences are from one Streptomyces sp. NBC_01232 window:
- a CDS encoding GNAT family N-acetyltransferase → MTTTLRPSGPIQQTADGARSRPYEIRVNSRRVGALLIASDTPFGPTVGEIRDLAVETGDRRRGRATVAALAAEEVLRGWGCRRVRISVPADSEGGLRMAEALGYTEYSRNMAKGLPAEPPALPEGVHGRPMTDAEYEVWHAGAIEAYAANWSSRGMSAEAAHAKSVADHESQLPRGLASPGATFVVLEAAGVPVGHVWLAPRGEGSYIYDIEVAAEHRGRGHGRHLMLLAERAALAEGHRLLALQVFTGNTPALRLYRSLGYRPTDFNYAKDLI, encoded by the coding sequence ATGACCACCACCCTGCGGCCGTCCGGGCCGATCCAGCAGACGGCGGACGGCGCGCGCTCGCGCCCGTACGAGATCCGGGTCAACAGCAGGCGGGTCGGCGCCCTGCTGATCGCCTCCGACACCCCCTTCGGGCCCACGGTCGGGGAGATCCGCGACCTCGCCGTCGAAACGGGCGACCGGCGGCGGGGGAGGGCCACCGTGGCCGCGCTCGCCGCCGAGGAAGTGCTGCGCGGCTGGGGCTGCCGCCGGGTCCGCATCTCCGTTCCGGCCGACTCGGAAGGCGGCCTGCGCATGGCCGAGGCCCTCGGGTACACCGAGTACAGCCGGAACATGGCCAAGGGCCTGCCCGCCGAGCCGCCCGCCCTCCCCGAGGGGGTGCACGGCAGGCCCATGACCGATGCCGAGTACGAGGTCTGGCACGCCGGGGCCATCGAGGCCTACGCCGCGAACTGGAGCAGCCGCGGCATGTCCGCCGAGGCCGCGCACGCCAAGTCCGTCGCGGACCACGAGAGCCAGCTGCCCCGGGGCCTGGCGAGCCCGGGAGCCACCTTCGTCGTGCTGGAGGCGGCCGGGGTGCCCGTCGGCCACGTGTGGCTCGCGCCGCGCGGGGAGGGCTCGTACATCTACGACATCGAGGTGGCGGCCGAGCACCGCGGCCGCGGGCACGGCCGCCACCTGATGCTGCTCGCCGAACGCGCGGCCCTGGCCGAGGGCCACCGCCTGCTGGCGCTCCAGGTCTTCACCGGCAACACCCCGGCCCTGCGGCTCTACCGGTCCCTCGGCTACCGCCCCACCGACTTCAACTACGCCAAGGACCTGATCTAG
- a CDS encoding MerR family transcriptional regulator: MGRVAELAGVSVRTLHHYDEIGLVRPSARTPGGYRAYSAGDVERLREVLAYRRLGFGLREVAELVGDSSTDTVAHLRRLRGLLLERRDRADAMMAAIDRELEARARGLKVTPEEQLGMLGARLYDAIGGAYTATRRTEPRIAAQILDALGDARTVLNVGAGTGSYEPADREVTAVEPSEVMRRQRPAGSAPCVAAAAESLPFEDHSFDVAMAVSTVHHWGDPIAGLREMRRVARRVVVLTFDTDEPGWPDRFWLTRDYLPEFATVLAEFPSLAGMADAIGARAEPVPIPWDCTDGLFEAYWRRPGEYLEEHVRRAMSVWTRVGPDAEQRAVRSLRDDLDFGRWAERNSDLAHLDTADLGLRLLVA; this comes from the coding sequence GTGGGGCGCGTGGCCGAGCTGGCCGGGGTGAGCGTCCGCACGCTGCATCACTATGACGAGATCGGCCTCGTGCGTCCGTCGGCGCGGACCCCTGGTGGGTACCGGGCCTACTCGGCGGGTGACGTCGAGCGGCTGAGGGAAGTGCTGGCCTACCGGCGGCTGGGCTTTGGGTTGCGGGAGGTTGCGGAACTGGTCGGCGACTCGTCCACCGACACGGTCGCGCACCTGCGCCGACTGCGTGGCCTGCTGCTGGAGCGGCGTGATCGCGCCGACGCCATGATGGCGGCCATTGACAGGGAACTCGAGGCGCGAGCAAGGGGGCTGAAGGTGACACCGGAGGAGCAACTGGGGATGCTCGGTGCACGGCTGTACGACGCGATCGGCGGCGCCTACACGGCGACGCGGCGTACCGAGCCGCGGATCGCAGCGCAGATCCTGGACGCGCTCGGGGACGCGCGGACGGTGCTGAACGTCGGGGCCGGCACCGGCTCCTACGAGCCGGCTGATCGCGAGGTGACCGCCGTGGAGCCCTCGGAGGTGATGCGGCGTCAGCGGCCTGCCGGCTCGGCGCCGTGCGTGGCTGCCGCCGCGGAGAGCCTGCCGTTCGAGGACCACTCCTTCGACGTCGCGATGGCCGTCTCCACTGTTCACCACTGGGGGGACCCGATAGCGGGGCTGCGCGAGATGCGGCGCGTGGCCCGCCGCGTGGTGGTGCTGACGTTCGACACCGACGAGCCCGGATGGCCGGACCGGTTCTGGCTCACCCGCGACTACCTGCCCGAGTTCGCCACCGTCCTCGCAGAATTTCCCTCACTTGCGGGGATGGCCGACGCGATCGGCGCCCGCGCCGAGCCGGTGCCCATCCCGTGGGACTGCACTGACGGCCTGTTCGAGGCGTACTGGCGCAGACCGGGGGAGTATCTGGAGGAGCACGTCCGGCGTGCGATGTCGGTGTGGACGAGGGTCGGGCCGGACGCCGAGCAGCGGGCGGTGCGAAGCCTCCGCGACGACCTGGACTTCGGCCGGTGGGCTGAGCGCAACAGCGACCTCGCCCACCTCGACACGGCAGACCTCGGCCTCCGCCTGCTCGTCGCTTGA
- a CDS encoding DUF4232 domain-containing protein → MGLTRNAAALGAATAVLAGGLLFGATATAAPAAACSGEQLSATGADRTDSTRVRFTVVNEGPACELRGFPTVALAGQGSPERNAPLRVVPRGEARPVLLAAGGSASTLLTFTPVLGEADGYCASGADPTVAPSLVVGVAGTGFQVAPSDGGEFALCGTTVRATAFR, encoded by the coding sequence GTGGGACTGACCAGGAACGCGGCCGCCCTGGGCGCCGCGACGGCCGTGCTGGCGGGCGGACTGCTCTTCGGCGCCACCGCCACGGCGGCGCCCGCTGCGGCGTGCAGCGGAGAGCAGCTCTCGGCGACCGGCGCGGACCGGACGGACTCCACACGGGTGCGGTTCACGGTGGTCAACGAGGGGCCGGCGTGCGAGCTGCGCGGCTTCCCGACGGTGGCCCTCGCGGGCCAGGGCTCACCGGAACGGAACGCGCCGCTGCGCGTCGTCCCCCGGGGCGAGGCCCGGCCGGTGCTGCTGGCCGCGGGCGGATCCGCCTCGACGCTCCTGACCTTCACCCCGGTCCTCGGCGAGGCGGACGGCTACTGCGCCTCCGGGGCCGATCCGACCGTCGCCCCCTCGCTGGTGGTGGGCGTAGCGGGCACGGGCTTCCAGGTGGCCCCGTCCGACGGCGGCGAATTCGCCCTCTGCGGCACCACAGTCCGGGCCACCGCCTTCCGCTAG
- a CDS encoding aminotransferase class IV, whose product MRIWLDGTLTEVDSAKVSVLDHGLTVGDGVFETLKAERGRAFALTRHLERLTRSARGLGLPDPDLDEVRRACAAVLEANPVERGRLRVTYTGGVSPLGSDRGDFGTTLIVAAAESPRRPDTTAVVTVPWVRNERSAVAGLKTTSYAENVVALAAAHRAGASEALLANTLGRLCEGTGSNVFVVLDGELHTPPLDSGCLAGITRELVVEWAGAKETDLPFEALERAEEIFLTSSLRDAQAVLRIDDRELGTAPGPVTAEVMRIFEVKSGADVDP is encoded by the coding sequence ATGAGAATCTGGCTCGACGGAACGCTGACCGAGGTGGACAGCGCCAAAGTCTCCGTCCTCGACCACGGCCTGACCGTGGGCGACGGCGTCTTCGAGACGCTGAAGGCGGAGCGCGGCCGGGCCTTCGCGCTCACCCGCCACCTCGAACGCCTCACCCGCTCGGCCCGGGGCCTGGGTCTGCCCGACCCCGACCTCGACGAGGTCCGCCGCGCCTGCGCCGCCGTACTGGAGGCCAACCCGGTGGAGCGGGGGCGACTGCGCGTCACCTACACCGGCGGAGTCTCCCCGCTCGGCTCCGACCGCGGGGACTTCGGGACCACCCTGATCGTCGCCGCCGCGGAGTCCCCCCGCCGCCCGGACACCACCGCCGTCGTCACCGTGCCCTGGGTCCGCAACGAGCGCTCGGCCGTGGCCGGGCTGAAGACCACCTCCTACGCCGAGAACGTGGTCGCCCTCGCCGCCGCGCACCGGGCCGGGGCCTCCGAGGCGCTCCTCGCCAACACCCTCGGCCGGCTCTGCGAGGGCACCGGCTCCAATGTCTTCGTCGTCCTCGACGGGGAACTGCACACCCCGCCGCTGGATTCCGGCTGCCTGGCCGGCATCACCCGGGAACTGGTCGTCGAATGGGCCGGCGCCAAGGAGACCGACCTGCCCTTCGAGGCGCTGGAACGGGCCGAGGAGATCTTCCTCACTTCCTCGCTGCGCGACGCCCAGGCGGTACTGCGGATCGACGACCGGGAGCTGGGCACCGCCCCAGGACCCGTCACGGCCGAGGTGATGAGGATCTTCGAGGTGAAGTCGGGCGCGGACGTCGACCCGTAG
- a CDS encoding 3'-5' exonuclease, whose translation MTRWYEGPLAAFDTETTGVDVEQDRIVSAALVVQECAGGRVRTTRWLVNPGVPVPPGATEVHGLTDEHLQRHGRWPAPVVEEIARALGEQQVAGRPVVVMNAPFDLTLLDRELRRHRASSLSRYLDNRPLTVLDPRVLDKHLDRYRKGRRTLTDLCAHYGIELEGAHDAAADAMASLELVRAVGRRFAARLERLSPAELHTLQAVWHAAQARGLQAWFARQGTPEPVDPHWPLRPDLSTAA comes from the coding sequence ATGACACGCTGGTACGAGGGCCCGCTGGCCGCATTCGACACGGAGACCACCGGGGTGGACGTCGAGCAGGACCGGATCGTGTCCGCCGCGCTCGTCGTCCAGGAGTGTGCGGGCGGCCGGGTCCGCACCACGCGGTGGCTGGTCAATCCCGGTGTGCCGGTGCCGCCGGGCGCCACGGAAGTGCACGGGCTGACCGACGAGCACCTGCAGCGCCACGGGCGCTGGCCGGCACCGGTGGTGGAGGAGATAGCCCGGGCGCTCGGGGAGCAGCAGGTGGCGGGCCGTCCGGTGGTGGTGATGAACGCTCCGTTCGACCTGACGCTGCTGGACCGGGAGTTGCGCCGGCACCGGGCGTCGTCGCTGTCGCGGTATCTGGACAACCGGCCGCTGACGGTGCTGGATCCGCGGGTGCTGGACAAGCATCTGGACCGGTACCGCAAGGGCCGCCGGACGCTGACGGACCTGTGCGCGCACTACGGCATCGAGTTGGAGGGCGCGCACGACGCGGCGGCGGACGCGATGGCCTCACTGGAGCTCGTACGGGCGGTGGGGCGGCGGTTCGCGGCCCGGCTGGAGCGCCTGTCGCCCGCCGAGCTGCACACGCTGCAGGCCGTGTGGCACGCGGCGCAGGCGCGCGGTCTGCAGGCGTGGTTCGCGCGCCAGGGGACGCCCGAGCCGGTGGATCCGCACTGGCCGCTGCGGCCGGACCTGTCGACCGCAGCGTAG
- a CDS encoding CGNR zinc finger domain-containing protein: MQIPHDTRRALDVVVALVNTAAESDQPDGLSDIGALRGFVQEYSISDVGELSARDLAGVRTVRSKFAQVFASPNPRAASILINELVATAGTTPQLTDHDGYDWHVHYFAPGASVGDHLAADGGMALAFIVVSGEQERLRRCEAPDCRRAFVDLSRNRSRRYCDSRTCGNRLHVAAYRARRKEADAEASEQVEIVHGGEQQQDADHR, translated from the coding sequence GTGCAGATCCCCCACGACACCCGTCGCGCGCTCGACGTCGTCGTCGCGCTGGTGAACACCGCGGCCGAGTCGGACCAGCCCGACGGGCTCTCGGACATCGGCGCCCTGCGCGGATTCGTCCAGGAATACTCGATCAGCGACGTCGGCGAGCTCAGCGCCCGCGACCTGGCCGGCGTGCGTACCGTGCGCAGCAAGTTCGCCCAGGTCTTCGCCTCACCGAACCCGCGTGCGGCCTCCATACTGATCAACGAGCTCGTGGCCACGGCCGGCACCACGCCGCAGCTGACCGACCACGACGGCTACGACTGGCACGTGCACTACTTCGCGCCGGGCGCGTCGGTGGGGGACCACCTGGCGGCCGACGGCGGCATGGCCCTGGCCTTCATCGTGGTCTCCGGCGAACAGGAACGGCTGCGCCGCTGCGAGGCGCCGGACTGCCGGCGGGCCTTCGTGGACCTGTCCCGCAACCGCTCCCGGCGCTACTGCGACAGCCGGACCTGCGGGAACCGGCTGCACGTGGCGGCGTACCGGGCCCGGCGCAAGGAGGCCGACGCGGAGGCGTCAGAGCAGGTAGAGATCGTGCACGGCGGCGAGCAGCAGCAGGATGCCGATCACCGCTAG
- a CDS encoding TIGR02611 family protein, with protein sequence MNTGSDRGTHESAADESTTGPATGSGAEAAAEASEETPHVSKAPAFIKRSRSLHLSWQVGVFIVGLAVIGAGVAMLVLPGPGWVAIFAGLAIWATEFAWAHLVLRWTKRKVTEAAQKALDPKVRRRNIILTSVGLVIAGALIGFYLWKYGLVLPWSLKDQ encoded by the coding sequence ATGAATACGGGGAGTGACCGCGGGACGCACGAGTCCGCCGCCGACGAATCCACCACGGGACCCGCCACGGGATCCGGCGCGGAAGCAGCCGCCGAGGCGTCCGAGGAGACGCCGCACGTATCGAAGGCCCCGGCCTTCATCAAGCGGAGCAGGAGCCTGCACCTGAGCTGGCAGGTCGGCGTCTTCATCGTCGGCCTCGCAGTGATCGGCGCCGGTGTCGCGATGCTCGTGCTGCCCGGCCCCGGCTGGGTCGCGATCTTCGCGGGCCTGGCGATCTGGGCCACCGAGTTCGCCTGGGCGCACCTCGTGCTGCGCTGGACGAAGCGGAAGGTCACCGAGGCCGCGCAGAAGGCGCTCGACCCGAAGGTCCGCCGCCGCAACATCATCCTGACCAGCGTGGGCCTCGTCATCGCGGGCGCGCTGATCGGCTTCTACCTGTGGAAGTACGGGCTCGTCCTGCCCTGGAGCCTCAAGGACCAGTGA
- a CDS encoding SCO7613 C-terminal domain-containing membrane protein, giving the protein MNTPMPPAEELALIDRELAQLDARRLYLLGRRDWLLRLLQQAGPAPAPVRWGPAASSAPTTGPAKDASAPSAQNVLLVLGAVLLAVAALAFTLVSWGSMGIAGRSAVLVVVTAAALGAPVLLLRRGLRSTAESVAAVGLLLTVLDAYALYAVGMPELDGTGYAAGAAAVLAAAWAGYGAGLRKLRLPLPAALLAAQFPLPLAALAGQPGPLELGWALLATAALDAALALRVKAAAVPAAVMGAGALLIGVARSWSADSAAQAVAPAALLLAGAALAVAVAWREPRASAGALVGGLASVVALGGPARPGLDPAWVVLVHLLLALPLLAAVRASALPAAVRRGLARGGAVAASVAALAAGSAVALTLPARVRVLAEVWASTTPDREPYGPGAAVTLTLLISAGAAWWLSRALSRPEPLVVAVVLAWAGLFTAPELLGFPVAAVFAAQLVVTGAAGLLALRSPVLGARIAAAVCAAAGAANVSLGALDGRAATFAVWGLLGAGCAAGAAYGAAPRAVRAGAAVCAVGYATGVLVAAGAVTDLAVVWWSLPVLAVPALVAALGPRLGEVRLPAEIAAGAAGGLAVALSAGLPGTLALVLALAGVICAGAAVRPERRVLGWAAGALFAAATWVRLAEAGVTAPEAYTLPVTVPALVVGLLRRRRDPQASSWAAYGPGLAATLVPSLLVALEDRNWVRPLLLGLAALALTLIGAQRRLQAPLLLGGAVLAVVAVHELAPYVVQVAGALPRWVLPALAGLLLLAVGATYERRLRDARRLRDAIGRLR; this is encoded by the coding sequence ATGAACACCCCTATGCCGCCCGCCGAAGAGCTGGCGCTCATCGACCGCGAGCTGGCTCAACTCGATGCCCGGCGGCTCTATTTGCTGGGCCGCCGGGACTGGCTGCTGCGCCTGTTGCAGCAGGCCGGGCCCGCGCCCGCCCCGGTCCGCTGGGGCCCCGCCGCGTCCTCCGCACCCACCACCGGGCCGGCGAAGGACGCCTCGGCCCCGAGCGCGCAGAACGTGCTGCTCGTCCTGGGCGCCGTGCTGCTGGCCGTCGCCGCGCTCGCGTTCACGCTGGTCAGCTGGGGGTCCATGGGGATCGCCGGGCGCTCGGCGGTACTGGTCGTCGTGACGGCGGCGGCGCTGGGCGCGCCCGTGCTGCTGCTGCGCCGCGGGCTGCGGTCGACGGCGGAGTCGGTCGCCGCGGTCGGCCTGCTGCTGACGGTGCTCGACGCGTACGCGCTGTACGCGGTCGGCATGCCGGAGCTCGACGGCACCGGCTACGCGGCCGGGGCGGCGGCCGTGCTGGCGGCGGCCTGGGCCGGGTACGGCGCGGGCCTGCGCAAGCTGCGGCTCCCGTTGCCGGCGGCGCTGCTGGCGGCGCAGTTCCCGCTGCCGCTGGCGGCGCTGGCCGGTCAGCCGGGGCCGCTGGAGCTCGGCTGGGCGCTGCTGGCGACGGCGGCACTGGATGCGGCGCTCGCGCTGCGGGTGAAGGCGGCGGCGGTTCCGGCGGCCGTCATGGGCGCGGGTGCGCTGCTGATCGGCGTGGCGCGGTCGTGGTCGGCCGATTCGGCGGCGCAGGCGGTGGCCCCCGCGGCGCTGCTGCTGGCGGGCGCGGCCCTCGCGGTGGCGGTGGCCTGGCGTGAGCCGCGCGCCTCGGCCGGGGCGCTGGTGGGCGGCCTGGCGTCGGTGGTCGCTCTGGGCGGGCCGGCCCGGCCGGGCCTGGACCCGGCCTGGGTGGTGCTGGTGCACCTGCTGCTGGCGCTGCCGCTGCTGGCGGCGGTACGGGCCTCCGCGCTCCCGGCGGCGGTCCGGCGCGGGCTCGCCCGGGGCGGCGCAGTGGCGGCGTCCGTGGCGGCGCTGGCGGCGGGTTCCGCGGTGGCTCTGACGCTGCCGGCCCGGGTGCGGGTGCTGGCCGAGGTCTGGGCGTCGACGACCCCGGACCGGGAACCGTACGGGCCGGGGGCGGCGGTCACTCTGACCCTGCTGATCTCCGCGGGTGCGGCCTGGTGGCTGTCGCGGGCGCTGTCGCGGCCGGAGCCGTTGGTGGTGGCGGTGGTCCTGGCGTGGGCGGGGCTGTTCACGGCTCCGGAGCTGCTCGGGTTCCCGGTGGCGGCGGTGTTCGCCGCGCAGCTCGTGGTGACGGGTGCGGCGGGGCTCCTGGCCCTGCGCTCGCCGGTGCTCGGGGCCCGGATCGCGGCGGCGGTGTGCGCGGCGGCCGGGGCCGCGAACGTGTCCCTGGGCGCGCTGGACGGCCGGGCGGCGACCTTCGCTGTGTGGGGGCTGCTCGGTGCGGGCTGTGCGGCGGGAGCGGCGTACGGGGCGGCTCCGCGGGCCGTCCGGGCCGGGGCGGCCGTGTGCGCGGTCGGATACGCCACGGGCGTGCTGGTGGCCGCGGGCGCGGTGACGGACCTGGCGGTGGTGTGGTGGTCCCTCCCGGTGCTCGCGGTGCCGGCGCTGGTGGCGGCGCTCGGACCGCGGCTGGGTGAGGTGCGGCTGCCGGCCGAGATCGCGGCGGGTGCGGCGGGCGGGCTGGCGGTGGCCCTGTCGGCCGGGCTGCCGGGCACGCTGGCGCTGGTGCTCGCGCTGGCCGGGGTGATCTGTGCGGGGGCCGCGGTACGGCCGGAACGGCGGGTTCTGGGCTGGGCCGCGGGTGCGCTGTTCGCGGCGGCGACCTGGGTGCGGCTGGCCGAGGCCGGGGTCACCGCGCCGGAGGCCTACACGCTGCCGGTGACGGTGCCGGCCCTCGTGGTGGGTCTCCTGCGGCGGCGCCGGGACCCGCAGGCCTCGTCCTGGGCGGCGTACGGCCCGGGGCTGGCGGCGACCCTGGTGCCGAGCCTGCTGGTGGCCCTGGAGGACCGGAACTGGGTGCGCCCGCTGCTGCTGGGGCTGGCCGCGCTGGCCCTGACCCTGATCGGCGCCCAGCGGCGGCTGCAGGCCCCGCTGCTGCTGGGCGGCGCGGTGCTGGCGGTGGTGGCGGTGCACGAGCTCGCCCCGTACGTGGTCCAGGTCGCGGGTGCGCTCCCGCGCTGGGTGCTGCCGGCCCTGGCGGGTCTGCTGCTGCTGGCGGTGGGGGCGACGTACGAGCGGCGGCTGCGGGACGCCCGCCGCCTGCGGGACGCGATCGGCCGGCTGCGGTGA
- a CDS encoding chorismate-binding protein, with protein MHDLLPMARFGGLLATDLRDVTSDPAALDSTGFWAVSADFEGRLICARFGDVRREPVPAPVPGAWRGPDADRWTSSLDRAAYVAGVRRIREHIAAGEVYQANLCRVMSAPLPHPDRADVDALTALLARGNPAPFAGTIRLAAHGVEIATASPELYLRRTGRHIESGPIKGTGRTVHDLLPKDHAENVMIVDLVRNDLGRVCATGSVAVPELCAVEEHPGLVHLVSIVSGELAEGAGWPELLAATFPPGSVTGAPKSSALRIIDALETAPRGPYCGGIGWVDADRGTAELAVGIRTFWIDRTAPGGPRLLFGTGAGITWGSDPDREWAETELKAARLLRVATGHEVSSTPEPNGTIGRTAP; from the coding sequence GTGCACGACCTGCTCCCCATGGCCCGCTTCGGCGGCCTCCTCGCGACCGATCTCCGGGACGTCACCAGCGATCCCGCCGCTCTCGACTCCACCGGCTTCTGGGCGGTGTCCGCCGACTTCGAGGGGCGGCTGATCTGCGCCCGCTTCGGCGACGTGCGCCGCGAGCCCGTTCCCGCGCCCGTCCCCGGTGCCTGGCGCGGCCCCGACGCCGACCGCTGGACCTCCTCGCTGGACCGTGCCGCGTACGTGGCCGGCGTGCGGCGCATCCGCGAGCACATCGCCGCGGGCGAGGTCTACCAGGCCAACCTCTGCCGGGTGATGTCCGCGCCGCTGCCCCACCCCGACCGCGCGGACGTGGACGCGCTCACCGCCCTCCTTGCGCGCGGCAACCCCGCGCCCTTTGCAGGAACGATTCGCCTGGCCGCGCACGGAGTCGAGATCGCCACCGCCTCCCCCGAGCTGTACCTGCGCCGGACCGGCCGGCACATCGAGTCCGGCCCCATCAAGGGCACCGGCCGCACCGTCCACGACCTGCTCCCCAAGGACCACGCCGAGAACGTCATGATCGTGGACCTCGTGCGCAACGACCTCGGGCGCGTCTGCGCGACGGGCTCCGTCGCCGTCCCCGAGCTGTGCGCCGTCGAGGAGCACCCCGGCCTGGTCCACCTCGTCTCCATCGTCAGCGGCGAACTCGCCGAGGGCGCGGGCTGGCCCGAGCTGCTCGCCGCCACCTTCCCGCCCGGATCCGTCACGGGCGCACCCAAATCCTCCGCCCTGCGGATCATCGACGCCCTGGAGACCGCCCCGCGAGGCCCCTACTGCGGAGGCATCGGCTGGGTCGACGCCGACCGGGGCACCGCCGAGCTCGCGGTGGGCATCCGCACCTTCTGGATCGACCGCACCGCCCCCGGCGGCCCCCGCCTGCTCTTCGGCACCGGCGCGGGCATCACCTGGGGCTCCGATCCCGACCGCGAGTGGGCGGAAACCGAACTGAAAGCCGCCCGCCTGCTCCGGGTGGCCACGGGGCACGAGGTGAGCAGTACCCCGGAGCCGAACGGCACGATCGGAAGGACCGCACCATGA
- a CDS encoding DsbA family protein, with product MTDSVILDVWCELQCPDCHRALDDVRALRARYGDRLDIRLRHFPLEKHKHSFAAAQAAEEAVEQGLGWPYAEAVLERTAELAERGEPVLLDVARELGLDVEEFDTALIDGRHILIVDADQAEGKAIGVTGTPTYVIDGQRLDGGKSQDGLRARIEEIADRLLAA from the coding sequence ATGACCGATTCCGTGATCCTCGACGTCTGGTGCGAACTGCAGTGCCCGGACTGCCACCGCGCCCTGGACGACGTACGCGCCCTGCGGGCCCGCTACGGCGACCGGCTGGACATCCGGCTGCGCCACTTCCCCCTGGAGAAGCACAAGCACTCCTTCGCCGCGGCGCAGGCCGCCGAGGAGGCGGTCGAGCAGGGACTGGGCTGGCCCTATGCGGAGGCCGTGCTGGAGCGCACCGCGGAGCTGGCCGAGCGCGGCGAGCCGGTGCTGCTGGATGTGGCGCGTGAACTGGGCCTCGACGTCGAGGAGTTCGACACCGCCCTGATCGACGGGCGGCACATCCTGATCGTCGACGCCGACCAGGCCGAGGGCAAGGCGATCGGCGTGACCGGCACCCCGACGTACGTGATCGACGGACAGCGTCTCGACGGCGGCAAGAGCCAGGACGGCCTGCGCGCCCGCATCGAGGAGATCGCGGACCGCCTGCTGGCGGCCTGA
- a CDS encoding DUF4365 domain-containing protein: MALTQPEPSGVLQEGTGPRTGSLRGTLATTACMETLQVGYLHAVAAAAGCSLSQPFPDNGIDWHVSHGAPEHVVDDEVTIKVQLKATYQIPPRPAGATFGFTLDNEHLVKLARTPVTVHKILVVMLVPRERDQWLAAGHDRLDLRHCCYWTNLAGHPVTGRRRTTVRIPTTRIFDDRALCEIMTRVGSGGTP; encoded by the coding sequence ATGGCGCTCACACAGCCCGAACCGAGCGGGGTGCTGCAGGAGGGGACGGGTCCGCGGACCGGCTCCCTGCGCGGCACGCTCGCCACCACCGCCTGCATGGAGACCCTCCAGGTGGGATACCTGCACGCCGTCGCGGCCGCCGCGGGGTGCTCGCTCTCCCAGCCCTTCCCCGACAACGGCATCGACTGGCACGTCTCGCACGGGGCACCGGAACACGTCGTCGACGACGAGGTCACCATCAAGGTGCAGCTCAAGGCGACCTACCAGATACCGCCCCGGCCGGCCGGGGCCACCTTCGGCTTCACCCTCGACAACGAGCACCTGGTGAAGCTGGCCCGGACGCCCGTCACCGTCCACAAGATCCTCGTCGTGATGCTCGTACCGAGGGAGCGCGACCAGTGGCTCGCCGCCGGGCACGACCGGCTCGACCTGAGGCACTGCTGCTACTGGACCAACCTCGCCGGACACCCCGTGACCGGCCGGCGCCGCACCACCGTACGGATCCCCACCACGCGGATCTTCGACGACCGGGCGCTGTGCGAGATCATGACCCGGGTCGGGTCGGGAGGGACACCCTGA
- a CDS encoding SsgA family sporulation/cell division regulator: MNTTVSCELHLRLVVSSESSLPVPAGLRYDTADPYAVHATFHTGAEETVEWVFARDLLAEGLHRPTGTGDVRVWPSRSHGQGVVCIALSSPEGEALLEAPARALESFLKRTDAAVPPGTEHRHFDLDKELSHILAES; encoded by the coding sequence ATGAACACCACGGTCAGCTGCGAGCTGCACCTGCGCCTCGTTGTGTCGAGCGAGTCCTCACTGCCTGTTCCCGCGGGCCTGCGGTATGACACGGCCGACCCCTACGCCGTGCACGCCACCTTCCACACCGGCGCCGAGGAGACGGTCGAATGGGTATTCGCCCGCGACCTCCTCGCGGAGGGTCTCCACCGGCCCACCGGTACCGGCGACGTCCGCGTCTGGCCGTCCCGCAGCCACGGTCAGGGCGTCGTCTGCATCGCCCTGAGCTCACCGGAGGGAGAAGCACTGCTCGAAGCACCCGCCCGAGCACTCGAGTCGTTCCTCAAGCGGACGGACGCCGCGGTCCCACCCGGGACCGAGCACCGGCACTTCGACCTCGACAAGGAGCTCTCCCACATCCTGGCCGAAAGCTGA